The following nucleotide sequence is from Pseudoalteromonas xiamenensis.
TCGCTACAACAGTAACGCGCAACTCTTCACTCATTTCAGGATCAATAACTGCACCGACTACAACAGTTGCATTCTCAGACGCCAACGCTTTCACATGGTTCCCCACAATCTCAAATTCTTCGATCGTGATATCCATACCTGCGGTGATATTAACGAGAATGCCTTTCGCTCCCGTTAGATCTACGTCTTCAAGTAATGGGCTTGAAATCGCTGCTTCTGCTGCTTCTTGTGCTCGATCTGGACCGGTTGCTGACGCAGTCCCCATCATCGCTGTGCCCATTGCCGACATAACCGTTCTTACGTCTGCAAAGTCGACGTTGATTAGACCTGAACGCGTAATCAACTCTGCAATGCCTTGTACCGCACCGTATAACACGTCATTAGCTTTGCCAAACGCATCGAGAAGCGTCGTGCCTTTGCCTAGAACTTTCAGAAGCTTGTTATTCGGGATAGTGATAAGTGAATCAACGATTTCAGCTAGTTCAGAGATACCTTGCTCTGCCGCCGCCATACGCTTTTTGCCTTCAAGGTCGAAAGGACGTGTAACCACTGCAACCGTCAAAATACCCATGTCTTTTGCGACACGCGCAACGACAGGTGCAGCACCGGTACCAGTACCACCGCCCATGCCAGCTGCAATAAACACCATATCTGCGCCTTCAAGCGCGTTACGGATTGATTCTTCATCTTCTTCGGCTGCTTTACGGCCTACATCTGGATTAGCTCCAGCACCTAGACCGGCGGTAATTTGCTTGCCTAGCTGAACGGTAATGTCAGCAGCTGACTTACGTAATACTTGCGCATCAGTGTTTGCAACGATAAAACGAACGCCTTCGATTTGTTGTTTTACCATGTGTTCAACGGCATTTCCGCCGCCGCCACCTACACCGATGACTTTGATGACAGCTTCTTCGCTGTGCTGTTCCATAATATCAAACATCTTCATCACTCTCCGACTATTGAGTCTTAAAACTCACCCTGGAACCACTTTGTCATGCGACTCCACCAACTATCCTGCTGGTTGTCCTTCGATTTTTGTGCATTCATCGTTTGCAACGTACGGCCATATTGTAAAAGACCAACAGCCGTTGCAAAAGCAGGATCGTTAACATAATCAGTAAGACCCACTACACCGAGTGGCTTACCAACTCTTACTGGCATTTGGAAGATTTCTTCCGCCACTTCCAAAGCCCCTTGCATCTTTGCCGTGCCGCCCGTAAGGACAACTCCGGCTGCAATTTGCTCTTCAAAACCTGCGTCGCGAATTTCTTCGTAGGCAAGTTCAAATAATTCTCTAAAACGTGGCTCAACTACCTCTGAAAGGGTATGTCGAGACATCAATCTAGCTGGACGACCACCAACACTTGGCACTTCGATTGTTTCTTCACTGCTCGCCATTTGGCTGCTTGCGCACGCGTATTGTACTTTAAGCGATTCAGCATGTGAGATAGGTGTACGGAATATTTTTGCAATATCCCCCGTCACTTGATTACCTGCCACTGGAATGACCGCTGAGTGACGCAGAGCGCCATTAATGAAAATAGCGATATCCATTGTGCCACCGCCAATATCGACAACCGCAACACCAAGTTCTTTTTCATCTTCCGTCAACACAGAATAAGAAGACGCTAAAGCGCCGAAAATCAGTTGGTCGACGTGCAATCCACAACGTTCCACACATTTTTCGATGTTTTTTGCCATATCATTGGAACACGTAATGATGTGCGCACGAGCTTCCATACGCACACCACTCATACCTAAAGGGTTTTTTATCCCTTCTTGCATATCAATGCTGTATTCTTGTGGTAATGAGTGCAACATTTTGCGTTCAGCAGAAATAGGGACTGAGCGCGCAATGTGGATCACATTGGCAATATCATCATCAGTGACTTCAGCATTGTTAATCGCCACAACACCACTTTCGTTTTGACACTGAATGTGCTTTCCAGAAATACCTAAGTACACCGAGCTTATGCGGCAATCTGCCATCAATTCAGCTTCGTCAATCGCACGACGGATGGAGTCAGACACTAAATTAAGGTCGTTCACGCCACCTTTATCCATACCATGAGAAACTTGACGACCCACACCGACAATACTTAATTTATTGTCTGCGGTGATTTCACCGACCGTTGCAACGACCTTTGACGTTCCAACATCTAATCCAATTACCAAATTTCTCTCAACTGATTTGGTCATGCTGCACTCTTATTTTGTGATTGTTCTTTATCTGGGTATTTCCAACTGACCGCAAGGCCAGTGTCATAACGCAAATCGACTACATCTATCTGCGCGCCTTCAGGTTTTTCCAAATGCGGAAAAACGTCTATAAATCGTTGTACTCGTTTCGCTTTTTCGGTCCGCCCTAAATTCAAACGGATCCCATTATCTAGCCATAGTTGCCATGCAAATCGTTCAGACAGCGCAAGGCTCTCTAATTTGAACTGATTCACAGCCAATAGCGCTTTTAGCTGACCAAACACTTCCCACGCTTCTTGCTCACTTCCCTCGGGGCCATACAGTTGCGGCAGATGTGGGGGCAATTTGTCGCTATTCGCTTGAAACACTTCCCCAGCCTGATTGAGCAATAAATCACTGTTCCAAATGGCCACAGGCGTATGCTCAACAACATAAACTTGCAGTGTATTCGGCCACTGCTTTCTAACTGAAGCTGTAGCAACCCAAGGTAGCGCTTGCACTTCTCGCTGAACCTGTTTGACATCCAATTCAAAGTAGCTGCTCAAATCAACTTTTCGAATTGCCTTCAATATTTCATTTTCATTTGTGTACTTTGGCTTTCCAAGAACAGCTAACTGTTTGATTTGAGCGTCTTTATGAGTGACCAACCAATCACTCACACCAAAGAACAACTGCCCAATGCCAATCACGACACAAAGGAAAAAGCTTACCCCGCCAATCAACGACCAGTTTTGACGTTTTGCACCGCGGTAAACCTTTCCCAAAAATGCTCGCATATTAAAGTGTTTGCTCCAAAATGCGAACAACTAATTGCTCAAATGTTAATCCTACTGCTTTCGCAGCCATTGGCACGAGAGACTTCTCGGTCATACCCGGGACGGTGTTTACTTCCAATAAATAGAAATTTCCCGCTTCGTCTCGCATTGCATCAACGCGACCCCAACCATTTGCGCCGACTAGGTCAAATGCCTGCTTGGCAAGCTTTTGCAAATCAACGGTCTCCGTCTCGCTAAGCGCGGCAGGGCAATGATATTGTGTTGTTGTAGACTGATATTTTGCCTGGTAATCGTAAAAACCGCGAGGTGTAGTCATTTCAATTACTGGCAATACTTGATCACCTAGCACCGAAACGGTGAATTCACGTCCCGTGATCCACTGCTCTACTAATACTTGGCTGTCGTACTTAAACGCTTCTTGTAGCGCAACATCCAGCTCCTGAGCATTTGAAGCTTGTGACATACCAATGCTTGAGCCTTCATGGCTAGGTTTCACCATTACTTTGCCCAACTTGGCAATGATTGCTTCTGAATCAAAAGGTTCTGAAGCCGAAACCACTTCGTAAGGCGCGGTACTCAGGCCTGCTGACTTAAACAGATGCTTACAACGTACTTTGTCCATTGCAAGCGCACTACCAAGTACGCCACTGCCGGTGTACGGTAAATTCAGATATTCCAGTGCACCTTGCACCGTCCCATCTTCACCGCCTCGACCATGCAACGCGATAAATACGCGTGATACATCCAAATCTTCAAGAGCAGAAAGAGATTGTTCCTTTGGGTCAAACCCAAACGCATCAATACCTGCATTCTGTATTGCGTTTAATACGGCATTGCCTGACTTCAACGAAACTTCACGCTCCGCTGAATGCCCGCCTAGTAAGACTGCTACTTTACCAAACTGGCTCATAATCCACCTGTTTTAAAACCGAAATTGAAAGTTCTGCCGCCGCCAACTTTTTCACCAGTTGACCGATATTGCCTGCGCCTTGTGTAATGACCAAATCATTGTTTTCCATGACATCCGCAAGGACTTGGCCCAACTCAACGTGATTTGCCACATGAATTGGTTCGATGCCTCGCTTGCGAAGGCTTCGACATAAACTCTTACTGTCAGCACCGACTATTGGTGCCTCACCTGCTGAGTACACATCCAACAAGATTAATTGGTCGACTTCAGCAAGTACCTTTACGAAATCTTCATATAAATCGCGCGTACGACTGAAACGATGCGGTTGATAAATCATCACTAAACGTTTATCAGGCCATCCTGCGCGTGCTGCTTGGACAGTCGCTGCAACTTCAGATGGATGATGACCGTAATCATCAACCAGCATGACGTCACCTTTCTCGGTCGTGAACGTTCCATAATGCTGAAATCGACGACCTACCCCGGCAAACTTAGCTAGTGCACTTAAAATCGCGTGATCCGCGATGTCATGATCTTTTGCTACCGCAATTGCCGCCGTCGCGTTAAGCGCATTATGCAGACCTGGCATATTCAAAGTCACATTCAAGCTATGACCTTGTTTTGTCACTACGTTAAATGTCGAACTGCCGCTGGTTTGCGTAAATTCACACAAACGGTAATCCGCTTCACCATTCAAGCCATATGTGATCACAGGGCGTCCAAAACGCGGGATCAACTCATTGATGACATCTGAATCACTGCAAACCACCGCTAAACCATAAAAAGGCAGGTTGTGGATGAATTCGACATAAGTGTCTTTCATCTTTTCAAAATCGCCACCATAGGTATCCATATGATCGGCTTCAATATTCGTGACAACAGATACCATCGGCTGTAAATGTAGGAAAGACGCGTCTGATTCGTCTGCCTCAGCGACAAGATAATGGCTGCTGCCTAATTTCGCGTTTGTACCTGCACTGTTTAACAGACCCCCAATCACAAACGTAGGATCGAGACCCGCTTCTGCAAAAATACTCGCAATCAAACTTGTCGTTGTAGTTTTGCCATGCGTACCCGCAATAGCAATACCATGACGATAGCGCATCAACTCCGCGAGCATTTCAGCACGGCGAACAACTGGAATACGCGCCGCTTTTGCAGCTGCAATCTCCGGGTTACGCTCATCAATTGCGCTTGAAACTACCACGACATCAGCATCTTTCACGTTGTTTTCATGGTGACCAATAAACACTTCTGCACCCACTTTGATTAACCGTTCAGTCATCGCACTGGTTGCAAGATCAGAACCGGTGATGCGATAACCTTCAACAGCCATCACCTCAGCAATTCCCCCCATGCCGGCACCACCGATGCCCACAAAGTGAATCGTGTTGATCCGTCTCATTGCTCTTGGTTTGTTCGTTTCTATCACGTGATTCTCTTATTAATCTGTTTGAGTATTAACTCGTTAATGCTTCACATATTGCCGCCACTTTCTGGCTAGCGTCAGTCACTGCAAGTTGCTTAGCCATGCAGGCTTTTTCATAAATCGCGTCACGAGCTGAAAAATAAGGGCGTAATAATGCCACAATACTTTCTTTGTTAAAGTCTTTTTGAGCGATTAAATGTGCGGCTCCACCATCGACTAAAAACTTAGCGTTTGCTGTCTGATGGTCATCTACCGCATATGGGTACGGAACAAATAACGCCATTTTCCCAGCCGCCGCAATTTCACTCACCGTCAATGCGCCTGCTCGGCAAATCACGATGTCAGCCCAATCATACGCTGCATCCATGTCACTAATAAATTCGTCAACTTGAGCCGACAATCCAATGGCGTCATACGACGATTGAACTTTTGATAAATTATTGCGACCAGTCTGATGGCGAACCTGTATTTCACCTAGTTCGCTTAAGGTTTTAAACGCTTCTGGCAAAACGTCATTAAAGACTTGTGCCCCCAATGAACCACCTACCACAAGAACCTTTAACGCACCGATGGCCTCTTTTGGTGAAAGCTTTACAACACTTGCCCTGACCGGATTTCCAACAACCTCCGCACCATTGAAGGCCCCAGGAAACGCCGCTAACACTTTTGACGCTATGCGAGATAGGCAACGATTGCTGAACCCTGCAACGGCATTTTGTTCATGGATAACCAGTGGTATCCCAAGCAATTTAGCCGCAACTCCAACAGGACCAGTAACATAACCCCCCATAGCTAAAATCACGTCTGGTTGGCGTTTTTTAATCACTGCTATGGCGTCTTTAATTGCTTTCGTGACCATCCACGGCGCACTCAACAAACGTTTTAAACCATTGCCTCGCACACCTTTAACTTCAATAAAGTCGATTTCGATGTGGTGCTTTGGTACAACGTCCGCTTCCATTCTATCTGCAGTTCCTATCCAACTGACGGTCCAACCGGCGTGTTTTAATGTCTCAGCGACTGCAATTCCCGGGAAAATATGACCACCCGTGCCTCCTGCAACAACCAATAAATGCTTACTCATCGTTTTGAGCCTCGCGTTGTTGCTTGGCGTGTTGCCATCTTTGTTTCAAAATCAATGCGGAACAATACACCCGCAGCAACCGTCATCACCATAAAACTAGAGCCACCTTGAGATACAAAAGGCAATGTTAGGCCCTTGGTTGGCAAAATACCGGCGCTTGCTCCAATGTTCACCATGGTTTGGAATGCAAACCAGATCCCAATCCCAAGCGCTAAGTATCCTTCATATTCACGGCCATTTTTAAGGGCTTTTTGACCAATAAATAAGGCACGAAATACTAAGGTAGCTAACAACATCAAAATGCTGACCACGCCTACAAAACCAAGTTCTTCACCGATAACAGCAAAAATAAAGTCATTATGTGCTTCTGGTAGGTATTGCAACTTTTGAACACTATTGCCAAGCCCCTGACCAAACCAGCCACCTTGACTGTACGCCATAAGCGATTGAACCAGTTGGTAACCTTTGCCGAATGGGTCATTCCACGGTTCCCAAAAACTAACAACACGTGCCATGCGGTATGGCTCAACAATAATGAGTAATACCACCATGCCAACACCGGTCAATATCAGTGCAAAGAACTGCCATAATTTTGCGCCAGCCAAAAACAGTAACCCCACCGTTGTGACGAACATAACGACAACCGTGCCCAAATCCGGTTGAAGCAAAATTAACGAAGCGTACACGGCAAATACAGCCATTGGTTTGGCAAAGCCTTTAAGGTTTTCTTGAACCTCTTCCCGTTTGCGTACGAGATAACCGGCGATGTAACTGAAGAAAAATAGCTTAGCTAATTCCGCGGCCTGAATACCGACAGGTCCCACGGGAATCCAACGCTTTGAACCGTTCACTTCTCGACCTACAACTAATACAATAAGCAAGAGTACAACACCGATAAGGAGCAAATATGGATTTGCTTTTTTCCACCAATCCATCGGTACGGTTGTCGCCATCACAAACAATAAACTTGATAACGCGATAAAAGCACCATGTCTTAACGTAAAGTGATACGGGTTGCCAAAAATACGCTCACCTGCTGGCATTGAGGCACTTGTAACCATCACAAAGCCAACACCTATCAAGCACAACATGGCATATAACAATGGCACATCGTAGAGCGCACTTGAGGCTCTGGAAAAAACCATGCTTTCACTTTATCGACCAGTTGCATTAGAGTGCCTCCACCAGAGAGACAAAATGCTCACCACGAGCAACGTAGTTGCTGTACATGTCTATACTTGCGCACGCTGGTGCCAATAAAACTTGGTCTCCACTCGTTGCTTGTGCAGCGGCAACGCCAACGGCTTCACCTAAGTCAGCCACAAGCTGAGCATTAGGGTGGAGTCCTAAAAAGGCTTTTCCGTCTTGGCCAAACGCTAATACCGATTTACAGTATTTGCGAAGCACGAATTTAAGCACAGACAAATCAGCGCCTTTTGCGTCACCACCAACAATGACAATCATTTTCCCTAGCGCGTCATTTAAACTCTCAATCGCGGCGATAGTTGCACCCACATTGGTGGCTTTTGAGTCATTGATATAACGCACTCCGTTCACTTCGGCGACGAGCGCACAGCGATGAGGTAACCCAACAAAAGAAGTAAAAACGCGTTCAAAAACATTCACAGGAACATTAAACGGTTGAAGTAGAGCCATCACAGACAACGCATTGAACTGGTTATGGCCGCCAAGTAAGCTCAGTGCATTTGTCGAAAACCAAGGTTCTCCAAATGCACTGAATTTAGCCTGCTGTTGCTCCACCACTAAGCTGTAGTCGCCTTGTGTCAAAGACACTGTCACCCGTTCTTGTTGGCTATTTGGTTGCATCGAGAAGTGCGTATTTTCGTCATCGGCATTCACGACAACGCGTTTTGCATGTGAATAGATACGTTGTTTCGCAGCACAATAAGCGGCAAAATCCGCGTATCGGTCCATGTGATCTTCAGATAAGTTCAAGATCATCGCGCTTTCGCAATGCAAAGTGTGCGTCGTTTCCAACTGAAAACTAGACAGCTCCAACACGTATACATCGGCATCAAGCGAGAGTAAATCAAGCGCTGCTGTGCCGATGTTACCACCTAGACCAACCTTGAAACCCGCTTCCTTCAGGACAGCCGCCGCAAGTGAAACGACGGTCGATTTACCATTCGATCCGGTTACCGCGACAACAGGTTTATCGTTAAAGCGAGCAAATAATTCAATATCGCCAATTACTTCAACCCCATGAGTAATTGCATTCGCAATGTTCGGCTCATACAGCGGAATACCTGGGCTTACAATGAGTAAATCACACTCGTGCAGACATGCTTCAGCCAAATTGCCAAATACGGCATCACAATCCACATTCTGTTGCGATAACCAAGCCGCTCCAGGAGGTTCGTTGCGAGAGTCCACTACTTTTGGCGTAATACCATGTTGAAGTAAAAAACGTACAATCCCTATCCCCGTTATGCCGAGGCCTAAGACTATAATATTTTTTTGCTTTAACTCATCTAAATAGGTCATTTATCGTAACTTCAACGTTGCTAAGCCAGCGAGAACTAGGATCAATGAAATAATCCAAAAGCGCACAATCACTCGAGGTTCAGGCCATCCTTTTAACTCATAGTGGTGGTGGATCGGTGCCATACGGAAAATTCGCTGACCACGTAACTTGTACGAGCCTACTTGCAGAATGACCGACAAGGCTTCCATTACAAATACTCCCCCCATGATCACAAGCACAAGCTCCTGACGGACAAGCACTGCAATAATGCCAAGCGCACCACCAAGTGCCAACGACCCGACATCGCCCATGAACACTTGCGCTGGGTAAGTGTTAAACCACAAAAAGCCAAGACCCGCACCGACAATCGCGGTACACACAACAACCAATTCACTCGCAAGGGGTAAATGAGGGATATTGAGGTAATGCGAGAAGTTAACGTTACCTGATAGGTACGCAATGATTGCGAGCGCGCCAGCAACTAAAATCGTTGGGACAATTGCTAAACCATCTAAACCGTCGGTGAGATTTACAGCATTGGATGTGCCTACAAGTACGAAATACGTCACAACCAAATAGAAAATACCAAGTTGTGGAAGCACGTCTTTAAAGAACGGCACAACCAACATCGTTTCCGATGGATTTACAGATGAAAAATACATAAAACAAGCGGTACTGATCGCAATAACGGATTGC
It contains:
- the murC gene encoding UDP-N-acetylmuramate--L-alanine ligase, with amino-acid sequence MRRINTIHFVGIGGAGMGGIAEVMAVEGYRITGSDLATSAMTERLIKVGAEVFIGHHENNVKDADVVVVSSAIDERNPEIAAAKAARIPVVRRAEMLAELMRYRHGIAIAGTHGKTTTTSLIASIFAEAGLDPTFVIGGLLNSAGTNAKLGSSHYLVAEADESDASFLHLQPMVSVVTNIEADHMDTYGGDFEKMKDTYVEFIHNLPFYGLAVVCSDSDVINELIPRFGRPVITYGLNGEADYRLCEFTQTSGSSTFNVVTKQGHSLNVTLNMPGLHNALNATAAIAVAKDHDIADHAILSALAKFAGVGRRFQHYGTFTTEKGDVMLVDDYGHHPSEVAATVQAARAGWPDKRLVMIYQPHRFSRTRDLYEDFVKVLAEVDQLILLDVYSAGEAPIVGADSKSLCRSLRKRGIEPIHVANHVELGQVLADVMENNDLVITQGAGNIGQLVKKLAAAELSISVLKQVDYEPVW
- the ftsA gene encoding cell division protein FtsA; the encoded protein is MTKSVERNLVIGLDVGTSKVVATVGEITADNKLSIVGVGRQVSHGMDKGGVNDLNLVSDSIRRAIDEAELMADCRISSVYLGISGKHIQCQNESGVVAINNAEVTDDDIANVIHIARSVPISAERKMLHSLPQEYSIDMQEGIKNPLGMSGVRMEARAHIITCSNDMAKNIEKCVERCGLHVDQLIFGALASSYSVLTEDEKELGVAVVDIGGGTMDIAIFINGALRHSAVIPVAGNQVTGDIAKIFRTPISHAESLKVQYACASSQMASSEETIEVPSVGGRPARLMSRHTLSEVVEPRFRELFELAYEEIRDAGFEEQIAAGVVLTGGTAKMQGALEVAEEIFQMPVRVGKPLGVVGLTDYVNDPAFATAVGLLQYGRTLQTMNAQKSKDNQQDSWWSRMTKWFQGEF
- the mraY gene encoding phospho-N-acetylmuramoyl-pentapeptide-transferase, producing MLVWLAEYLTQFYSGFNVFSYLTFRAILGILTALMLSLYFGPKLIRALQRMQIGQTVRNDGPESHFSKAGTPTMGGILILGSIFVSTLMWADLSNKYVWVTLFVVGSLGIVGFVDDYRKVIRKDSKGLIARWKYFWQSVIAISTACFMYFSSVNPSETMLVVPFFKDVLPQLGIFYLVVTYFVLVGTSNAVNLTDGLDGLAIVPTILVAGALAIIAYLSGNVNFSHYLNIPHLPLASELVVVCTAIVGAGLGFLWFNTYPAQVFMGDVGSLALGGALGIIAVLVRQELVLVIMGGVFVMEALSVILQVGSYKLRGQRIFRMAPIHHHYELKGWPEPRVIVRFWIISLILVLAGLATLKLR
- the murG gene encoding undecaprenyldiphospho-muramoylpentapeptide beta-N-acetylglucosaminyltransferase encodes the protein MSKHLLVVAGGTGGHIFPGIAVAETLKHAGWTVSWIGTADRMEADVVPKHHIEIDFIEVKGVRGNGLKRLLSAPWMVTKAIKDAIAVIKKRQPDVILAMGGYVTGPVGVAAKLLGIPLVIHEQNAVAGFSNRCLSRIASKVLAAFPGAFNGAEVVGNPVRASVVKLSPKEAIGALKVLVVGGSLGAQVFNDVLPEAFKTLSELGEIQVRHQTGRNNLSKVQSSYDAIGLSAQVDEFISDMDAAYDWADIVICRAGALTVSEIAAAGKMALFVPYPYAVDDHQTANAKFLVDGGAAHLIAQKDFNKESIVALLRPYFSARDAIYEKACMAKQLAVTDASQKVAAICEALTS
- a CDS encoding cell division protein FtsQ/DivIB, whose amino-acid sequence is MRAFLGKVYRGAKRQNWSLIGGVSFFLCVVIGIGQLFFGVSDWLVTHKDAQIKQLAVLGKPKYTNENEILKAIRKVDLSSYFELDVKQVQREVQALPWVATASVRKQWPNTLQVYVVEHTPVAIWNSDLLLNQAGEVFQANSDKLPPHLPQLYGPEGSEQEAWEVFGQLKALLAVNQFKLESLALSERFAWQLWLDNGIRLNLGRTEKAKRVQRFIDVFPHLEKPEGAQIDVVDLRYDTGLAVSWKYPDKEQSQNKSAA
- a CDS encoding D-alanine--D-alanine ligase, whose translation is MSQFGKVAVLLGGHSAEREVSLKSGNAVLNAIQNAGIDAFGFDPKEQSLSALEDLDVSRVFIALHGRGGEDGTVQGALEYLNLPYTGSGVLGSALAMDKVRCKHLFKSAGLSTAPYEVVSASEPFDSEAIIAKLGKVMVKPSHEGSSIGMSQASNAQELDVALQEAFKYDSQVLVEQWITGREFTVSVLGDQVLPVIEMTTPRGFYDYQAKYQSTTTQYHCPAALSETETVDLQKLAKQAFDLVGANGWGRVDAMRDEAGNFYLLEVNTVPGMTEKSLVPMAAKAVGLTFEQLVVRILEQTL
- the ftsW gene encoding cell division protein FtsW; its protein translation is MVFSRASSALYDVPLLYAMLCLIGVGFVMVTSASMPAGERIFGNPYHFTLRHGAFIALSSLLFVMATTVPMDWWKKANPYLLLIGVVLLLIVLVVGREVNGSKRWIPVGPVGIQAAELAKLFFFSYIAGYLVRKREEVQENLKGFAKPMAVFAVYASLILLQPDLGTVVVMFVTTVGLLFLAGAKLWQFFALILTGVGMVVLLIIVEPYRMARVVSFWEPWNDPFGKGYQLVQSLMAYSQGGWFGQGLGNSVQKLQYLPEAHNDFIFAVIGEELGFVGVVSILMLLATLVFRALFIGQKALKNGREYEGYLALGIGIWFAFQTMVNIGASAGILPTKGLTLPFVSQGGSSFMVMTVAAGVLFRIDFETKMATRQATTRGSKR
- the murD gene encoding UDP-N-acetylmuramoyl-L-alanine--D-glutamate ligase: MTYLDELKQKNIIVLGLGITGIGIVRFLLQHGITPKVVDSRNEPPGAAWLSQQNVDCDAVFGNLAEACLHECDLLIVSPGIPLYEPNIANAITHGVEVIGDIELFARFNDKPVVAVTGSNGKSTVVSLAAAVLKEAGFKVGLGGNIGTAALDLLSLDADVYVLELSSFQLETTHTLHCESAMILNLSEDHMDRYADFAAYCAAKQRIYSHAKRVVVNADDENTHFSMQPNSQQERVTVSLTQGDYSLVVEQQQAKFSAFGEPWFSTNALSLLGGHNQFNALSVMALLQPFNVPVNVFERVFTSFVGLPHRCALVAEVNGVRYINDSKATNVGATIAAIESLNDALGKMIVIVGGDAKGADLSVLKFVLRKYCKSVLAFGQDGKAFLGLHPNAQLVADLGEAVGVAAAQATSGDQVLLAPACASIDMYSNYVARGEHFVSLVEAL